The window CCTGCTGCGGCTATACGGCATCCCGGTTTTTGATGCCGACCGGGAGGCAAAAAATCTGAACGATTCCTCTCCGGTAATCAGGGAAAAGCTCATCGGCTGCTTTGGTCCCGATCTCTACCGAAACGACCGGCTCGACCGCAAGATGCTGGCCGAACTGATCTTTAACAATGAAGAGAACCTGCGCATGGCAAACGCCATCATACATCCAGAACTGGCAAGGGCGTTCGGGGAATGGGCAGCAGAGCGGAATGGGCATCCGCTTGTAGCTATAGACGCGGCACTCTTGTTTGAAGCCGGATTCCAGTCGATGCTCGACAGGACCGTAACCGTTGTGGCACCGCTGGAAACGCGAATTGAGCGTGTTGTGAAGAGGGACAATCTCTCCCCTGATCAGATAACGGCACGCGCCAACTGTCAGCTGAGCGACGAGAGAAAGGCGGAGCTGGCCGATTTCGTCATCCTTAACGATGGGCGCCACTCTCTGCTGGAACAGGTAGATGAGATCCTCCGGACTCTTTTAGGAAGATGAGATTCCGAAAAGGGTAACACCGGAGGAGATATGTAAAATCTGAACAATTTTTAACAGGTAAACGATGATAGAGAGAATTGGAACCAATGCCGGTAAGGTTTGGACATTGCTGGACGGAGCCGGAACACAAAGTGTAAAAGAGCTGAAACGGTCTTCAAAGCTGACAGACAAGGAGCTCTACGCTGCCCTCGGCTGGCTGGCCAGAGAGGGGAAAATTTCGCTGGTGGAAGAGGGTAAGGAGCTGTTTGTCTCGCTGATATGACGTCCGGGGCATGAGCCCCCCTGAGATGAGACAGTGTTGAAGCCGCCCCTGTGACGGCTTTTTTATTTTTCCGCTATCTTTGCTGAAGATATAACCATCATGAATGATTCTCAACTGCGAAGAGAGCTTGAGAAGCTCCTTCCCAAAGAGCAGCTCTTTACCGACGAACTATCCCGGCTGGTCAAAGGGTGCGATGCCGGATTGTATCGACTGATTCCCAGGGCTGTAGTCAAAGTCAACAGCGAAGCGGAGGTTATCCGGCTGATGCAGTTCTGCAGCAGGGAGAATATCCCAGTCACCTTCAAGGCGGCAGGTACCAGCTTGAGTGGACAGACCATCACCGATTCCATCCTGATGGAGAGCGGTGAGGGATTTGCTTTTTCGGCCATCACCGACAACGGGAAAACCGCCACATTCGGTGTAAGCCTTACCGGAACAGCGGCCAACCGGATGTTGCAGCGTTACCACCGGAAGATCGGGCCGAAACCGGCATCGATCAATGCGGCGAAGATTGGCGGTATCCTGGCAAACAACGCCAGCGGATCGAGCTACGGCATCCAGCACAACAGTTACAACACGGTAAGGTCGATGCGGATTATCTTTGCCGACGGCACGCTGCTCGACACCGCCGACCCGGCCAGCCGACAAGCCTTTGCAGAGTCGCATCCCGAGCTGATTGCCAGCCTGGTAGAGCTACACAGGGAGGTTACTGGAAACGAAGCGATTCGCAACCGGATCGCCGAAAAATTCAGGCTGAAGAACACCTGTGGATATGGTGTCAATGCCCTGATCGACTTTTCCGATCCGATCGAGATACTGCAGCATCTGATGATCGGTTCGGAAGGAACACTTGGCTTTATCTCGCAGGCCACCTTCGAGACGGTTCCCGATCACCGGTTGAAAGCCACGGCCCTGGTTTACTTCAGGAATCTTCGCGATGTCTGCCAGGCCATCCTGCCGCTCCGGGGCTCTCCGGTAAGCGCTGCAGAGCTGATGGATCGTAACGCCCTCCGTGCGGTGGAGAATCAGACCGGGGTGCCTGCCGAGCTGAAATCGCTGCCCGAGGAGGCAGCTGCACTTTTGATCGACACCTCTGCTGACGACGAGGAAACGCTATTGGCACAGATAGGCGAAATCGAGTCGGCCATGAACCATATCCACACACTTTCCGCCATCCGGTTTACCACCGACCGACAACTGTACAATCTTTACTGGAGTGTTCGCAACGGGTTGTTCACCTCGGCTGCGGCTTCTCGCCCGCCACAGACGGCCTGTGTCATCGAGGATATCGCCTTCGACGGGGCAATCCTGGGAGATGCGCTTGCCGAGGTACGTGAATTGCTGATCCACTCGGGATATGCAGATGCGGTAATGTGGGGACATCTTCTGGATGGGAATGTTCATTTCACCCTTTTTCCGGATATCAACTCACCGGAAGGGGTTGACAGGTATAGCCGCTTTATGCATGACCTATCCCAACTGGTGGCGGTAAAACATAACGGTAGCCTGAAAGCCGAGCACGGAACAGGCCGGAACATGGCGCCGTTCGTTGAACTGGAATGGGGAGCTGAGATATATGGTGTGATGAAACGGATCAAATCGGCATTCGATCCGCAGCAGATACTGAATCCCGGTGTGATTATCAATGACGACAAGGAGCTCTTCGTCAAGAACCTGAAAAATATACCCGATGCCCATCCGTTGATTGACAAATGCATCGAGTGCGGTTTTTGCGAAGTGATCTGCCCTTCAAGGGAGCTGACCCTCACACCTCGGCAACGGATCGTGGCCTACCGGAGGCTGACCGGAATGGGGGATGTGAAGAGACGCAAACAATGGGCTGAAAAGATGAACTACAGTTTTAACGAAACCTGCGCTACTGACGGACTTTGTGCCATTGCCTGCCCGGTAGGGATCAATACCGGCAAGCTGGTGAAGGAGCTTCGCTGGAAAGAGAATGGCAAGGTTGCCAAGCGCATGGCAGAGGCGATTGCCAACCACATGGATCTGGTTACCGCCACGATCCGCAACCTGATGAAGCTGCCCCACGCCATCGCACGCATAACCGGCTATGGCTGGATGGAGTCGGTTGCCCGCGGCATCTACCGGATCGGCGACGGACTCCTTCCCTTGTGGACCAGATATACGCCCACAGGTAGCCGGAAGATCTGCCGCTCGATTTTCCCTGCCGGGCATGGCGATACACCCGAAGTGGTCTATTTCCCCTCATGCGTCACGCGTTCCATGGGAGGTCCTGCTTTCGGGTTTACAGGGAGTGAAGATGTGCCGTCGAAAATGATCTCGGTTTTGCGGAAAGCGGGCTATACCGTTATCATACCCGATGGGCGGGAGAAGCTCTGTTGCGGAATGGCGTTCAGCAGCAAAGGGTTTCGCGATCAGGCACACCGGAAGGCGAGAGAGTTGAACGAAGCGTTATTGCAAGCAAGCCGCAACGGGGAGTTGCCGATAGTATGCGACATGAGCCCCTGTCTGCTTCATATGCGTGAAACAGTCGACAGCCGGCTGAGATTGTACGACCAGGTGGAGTTTATTCACGATTTCCTGCTGGCGAGACTCAACTTGCGTAAACGGCCGGTGACAGTAGCCATTCACACCACCTGCAGCTCTGCGAAGATGGGTCTTGAAGAAAAACTGTACACCGTTGCCCTACGATGTGCCGAAAAGGTGGTTACTCCCCAAAACGTCTCCTGTTGCGGATGGGCAGGAGATCGAGGATTTTTCTACCCCGAACTCAACAACTCGGCTCTGAAACCCCTTAAACATGATATTGGAGATGCCACCGAAGGCTACTCCAACAGCCGGACCTGCGAGATAGGGCTGTCGATAAACAGCGGGATAGCCTACAGGTCGCTGGTCTATCTGGTAGACCAGGCATCGGAATAGCATCCTCCCTGCCCTCAAAATCGGTAAAGGTAAATCGTAAATCGTAGATTGTTTGTATCTTTGTAACTTTAAATTGCAAATTCACGTTATGAACATCGAGAATATCCTTCAGGCTGCCGTCATCGGCGCAATTAAAGAGCTCTACAACGCCGATGTGGATGCATCGCAGATCACGCTTCAGAAAACGAAGAAAGAGTTCAAGGGGCACTACACCCTCGTCACGTTCCCCCTGTTAAAGATTTCGAGAAAGAATCCCGAACAGACGGCACAGGAGATCGGGAGCTATCTGTTGGAGAAATCACCGCTTCTCTCCGGCTTCAACGTGATAAAGGGATTCCTCAATCTGACGGTCGCTTCAACGGTATGGCTGAACCTGCTCGGGGAGATCGACAACGACCCAGGTTACGGATTCACGCCTGTTGCCGACGATGCCCCTCTCTTTATG of the Petrimonas mucosa genome contains:
- the coaE gene encoding dephospho-CoA kinase (Dephospho-CoA kinase (CoaE) performs the final step in coenzyme A biosynthesis.) yields the protein MKTIRLGVTGGIGSGKSVVCNLLRLYGIPVFDADREAKNLNDSSPVIREKLIGCFGPDLYRNDRLDRKMLAELIFNNEENLRMANAIIHPELARAFGEWAAERNGHPLVAIDAALLFEAGFQSMLDRTVTVVAPLETRIERVVKRDNLSPDQITARANCQLSDERKAELADFVILNDGRHSLLEQVDEILRTLLGR
- a CDS encoding winged helix-turn-helix domain-containing protein — encoded protein: MIERIGTNAGKVWTLLDGAGTQSVKELKRSSKLTDKELYAALGWLAREGKISLVEEGKELFVSLI
- a CDS encoding FAD-binding and (Fe-S)-binding domain-containing protein; this translates as MNDSQLRRELEKLLPKEQLFTDELSRLVKGCDAGLYRLIPRAVVKVNSEAEVIRLMQFCSRENIPVTFKAAGTSLSGQTITDSILMESGEGFAFSAITDNGKTATFGVSLTGTAANRMLQRYHRKIGPKPASINAAKIGGILANNASGSSYGIQHNSYNTVRSMRIIFADGTLLDTADPASRQAFAESHPELIASLVELHREVTGNEAIRNRIAEKFRLKNTCGYGVNALIDFSDPIEILQHLMIGSEGTLGFISQATFETVPDHRLKATALVYFRNLRDVCQAILPLRGSPVSAAELMDRNALRAVENQTGVPAELKSLPEEAAALLIDTSADDEETLLAQIGEIESAMNHIHTLSAIRFTTDRQLYNLYWSVRNGLFTSAAASRPPQTACVIEDIAFDGAILGDALAEVRELLIHSGYADAVMWGHLLDGNVHFTLFPDINSPEGVDRYSRFMHDLSQLVAVKHNGSLKAEHGTGRNMAPFVELEWGAEIYGVMKRIKSAFDPQQILNPGVIINDDKELFVKNLKNIPDAHPLIDKCIECGFCEVICPSRELTLTPRQRIVAYRRLTGMGDVKRRKQWAEKMNYSFNETCATDGLCAIACPVGINTGKLVKELRWKENGKVAKRMAEAIANHMDLVTATIRNLMKLPHAIARITGYGWMESVARGIYRIGDGLLPLWTRYTPTGSRKICRSIFPAGHGDTPEVVYFPSCVTRSMGGPAFGFTGSEDVPSKMISVLRKAGYTVIIPDGREKLCCGMAFSSKGFRDQAHRKARELNEALLQASRNGELPIVCDMSPCLLHMRETVDSRLRLYDQVEFIHDFLLARLNLRKRPVTVAIHTTCSSAKMGLEEKLYTVALRCAEKVVTPQNVSCCGWAGDRGFFYPELNNSALKPLKHDIGDATEGYSNSRTCEIGLSINSGIAYRSLVYLVDQASE